The following are encoded in a window of Fusarium oxysporum f. sp. lycopersici 4287 chromosome 5, whole genome shotgun sequence genomic DNA:
- a CDS encoding hypothetical protein (At least one base has a quality score < 10) codes for MGFSRSLGVAFFFRFCAGALNGNIGVLRTMVSEIVPEKRHKTRAFLLLPMCFNVGVIIGPLLTGFMADPVHTLPRIFGPGSLFGGEKGVQWLEKFPYALPNLFCFSILMSAFFLVILGLDETHSHLRHRPDPGRRLGKLLLRIILRRKKNEHLYSAINIEDPSEELMDHDADQESGESSRPAKAYSKTRPPFRDVLTKNVCLNMLQRFLQSLHVSAFNSILFSLLPTPKADSTDFHLPFRFTGGLGLSSERMGLANTIIGTIGIPLQLFIYPRLIGKLGVKASYSAFLPLSIIAYFLLPYLVLLPDNNALVWTCLSAVLSLQVLSRTFVNPATMMLVNDSAPNPNLLGTVHGLASSISSAARIMGPTVGGTLLGWGLAHHLVGLPLWVLTILALANWVILWWIDDVNMSE; via the exons ATGGGCTTTTCGAGGTCGCTTGGCGTGGCGTTCTTCTTTCGCTTTTGTGCGGGTGCGTTGAATGGGAATATCGGGGTTTTGAGGACGATGGTTTCTGAAATTGTTCCTGAGAAGCG GCATAAAACGCGAGCCTTTCTCCTATTGCCGATGTGCTTCAACGTCGGAGTCATCATCGGACCTCTGTTGACAGGTTTCATGGCTGATCCCGTTCACACTCTTCCTCGCATCTTTGGCCCAGGTTCTCTATTTGGCGGAGAGAAGGGCGTGCAATGGCTCGAAAAGTTCCCCTACGCACTTCCAAacctcttctgcttctcgatcttgatgtcAGCGTTCTTTCTGGTCATTCTTGGCCTCGATGAAACGCATTCGCATCTCCGACATCGACCGGATCCTGGACGTAGACTCGGAAAACTTCTCCTACGAATCATCCTTCGACGGAAGAAGAATGAGCATCTTTACAGCGCTATCAATATTGAGGATCCGTCTGAGGAGTTGATGGATCATGATGCCGACCAAGAATCCGGGGAAAGTTCAAGACCAGCTAAAGCATACAGCAAGACTCGTCCTCCGTTCCGAGATGTGTTGACAAAGAACGTCTGTCTCAACATGCTACAGCGCTTTCTACAATCACTTCACGTCTCGGCATTCAACTCCATCTTATTCAGTCTTTTGCCCACTCCTAAAGCAGACTCTACAGATTTCCATCTACCTTTCCGCTTCACCGGTGGTCTAGGCTTGTCAAGCGAGAGAATGGGCTTAGCCAACACAATCATCGGGACCATCGGCATCCCGCTTCAACTCTTTATATACCCCAGACTCATCGGCAAACTGGGCGTAAAGGCTTCATACAGTGCTTTTCTTCCACTGAGCATTATTGCATACTTCCTCCTCCCATACCTGGTTCTTCTGCCAGATAATAATGCTCTGGTATGGACCTGTCTATCTGCAGTTCTGAGTCTACAGGTACTGTCTCGAACGTTTGTGAACCCTGCTACTATGATGCTTGTCAATGACTCGGCGCCAAATCCAAATTTGTTGGGCACGGTGCATGGTTTGGCATCGAGTATTTCGAGTGCTGCTCGGATTATGGGACCTACGGTTGGTGGAACGTTGCTTGGATGGGGTcttgctcatcatcttgTGGGATTGCCTTTATGGGTGTTGACGATTTTGGCATTGGCAAACTGGGTTATCCTGTGGTGGATTGATGATGTGAACATGTCTGAATGA